Proteins encoded by one window of Bauldia sp.:
- a CDS encoding substrate-binding domain-containing protein — translation MSGLGAVVAAGVLVSAAHADAVLDRMKADIARSVGPQTTWDGPTTGPKAAKDKSIVYVSLTQNSSGNADSAKGAEEAAKVLGWKFTLFDGKGTATGGADALNQAIALKPDAIILGSVSIENNKALIKQANDAGIVVIGWHATDKPGPVADPKVFTNVGTDPYDIAYTAGEYAVVDSNGTAQAEVISDRQYPIVVTKSDGIEKAIAECTGCKLLSEDNAPFGEVPQRTPGLINSLLQRFGSNLGYILTFNEVYFDFAVPTLKAAGIDPSAPPHLVAAGDGSESAYQRIRNGQYQVATVPEPAYMHGWQLVDELNRAFNGEGPSGFVTKVHLVTKANVDADGGDKNRFDPSNNYRDHYKAIWGVQ, via the coding sequence TTGAGCGGGCTCGGCGCGGTGGTTGCCGCGGGCGTGCTCGTCTCGGCGGCGCATGCCGACGCGGTGCTCGACCGCATGAAGGCGGACATCGCCCGCTCGGTCGGCCCGCAGACGACGTGGGACGGCCCGACGACCGGACCGAAGGCGGCCAAGGACAAGTCGATCGTCTACGTCTCGCTCACCCAGAATTCGAGCGGCAACGCCGACTCGGCCAAGGGCGCGGAAGAGGCGGCCAAGGTGCTGGGCTGGAAGTTCACGCTGTTCGACGGCAAGGGCACGGCCACCGGCGGCGCCGACGCGCTCAACCAGGCGATCGCGCTCAAGCCGGACGCGATCATCCTCGGCTCGGTCTCGATCGAGAACAACAAGGCGCTGATCAAGCAGGCCAACGACGCCGGCATCGTCGTCATCGGCTGGCACGCCACCGACAAGCCGGGCCCGGTTGCGGACCCGAAGGTGTTCACCAACGTCGGAACCGACCCGTACGACATCGCTTATACCGCCGGCGAATACGCCGTCGTCGATTCGAACGGCACGGCGCAGGCGGAAGTGATCAGCGACCGGCAGTACCCGATCGTCGTCACCAAGTCGGACGGCATCGAGAAGGCGATCGCCGAGTGCACCGGCTGCAAGTTGCTGTCGGAGGATAACGCGCCGTTCGGCGAAGTGCCGCAGCGCACGCCTGGCCTGATCAACTCGCTGCTCCAGCGTTTCGGCTCGAACCTCGGCTACATCCTCACCTTCAACGAGGTGTACTTCGACTTCGCCGTGCCGACGCTCAAGGCGGCGGGCATCGACCCGTCGGCCCCGCCGCATCTCGTCGCCGCCGGCGACGGCTCGGAGTCGGCCTACCAGCGCATCCGCAACGGCCAGTACCAGGTCGCGACGGTGCCGGAGCCGGCCTACATGCACGGCTGGCAGCTCGTCGACGAACTGAACCGCGCGTTCAACGGCGAAGGCCCGTCGGGCTTCGTCACCAAGGTGCATCTGGTGACCAAGGCCAACGTCGACGCCGATGGCGGCGACAAGAACCGCTTCGATCCGTCCAACAACTATCGCGATCACTACAAGGCGATCTGGGGCGTGCAATAG
- a CDS encoding 5-dehydro-4-deoxyglucarate dehydratase produces MNADLQQTLREGVLAFPATPFTADLALDVATLERHVADLAAARPVALVPAGGAGELFSLSVVEHAAVVQATVRNAGNVPVIAGVGYNAAIAIEQARAAEKAGAAAVLLLPPYLITPDQAGLAAYVEAVCKAVGIGVIVYSRDNGIFAVETVLRLAEKCPKLIGLKDGTGDFETLFALKRDAGERLVLINGVPTAEILARQCFAIGIRAYSSAVFAFLPELALRFFRAVRDGDDAAADNLMNRFYLPLVKLRARRRGYAVSIIKAGLRAVGKSAGPVRPPLVDLTGGEEEELRRLIASVAHETREVPA; encoded by the coding sequence GTGAACGCCGACCTGCAGCAGACGTTGCGCGAGGGCGTGCTCGCGTTTCCGGCGACGCCGTTCACCGCCGACCTTGCGCTGGATGTCGCGACGCTGGAGCGGCATGTCGCCGATCTTGCCGCGGCGAGGCCGGTGGCGCTGGTGCCTGCCGGCGGCGCCGGGGAATTATTCTCGCTGTCGGTGGTCGAGCATGCGGCCGTTGTGCAGGCGACGGTGCGGAACGCCGGCAACGTGCCGGTGATCGCCGGCGTCGGATACAACGCGGCCATCGCGATCGAGCAGGCGCGCGCGGCGGAGAAAGCCGGCGCCGCGGCGGTGCTGCTGCTGCCGCCGTATCTCATCACGCCGGATCAGGCGGGGCTGGCGGCTTATGTCGAGGCGGTGTGCAAGGCGGTCGGCATCGGCGTCATCGTCTACAGCCGCGACAACGGAATCTTCGCCGTCGAAACGGTGCTGCGGCTGGCGGAAAAATGCCCGAAGCTGATCGGGCTCAAGGATGGCACCGGCGATTTCGAGACGCTGTTCGCGCTGAAGCGCGATGCCGGCGAGCGGCTGGTGCTGATCAACGGCGTGCCGACGGCCGAGATCCTGGCGCGGCAGTGCTTCGCCATCGGCATCCGGGCGTATTCCTCGGCGGTGTTCGCGTTTCTACCGGAGCTGGCGCTCCGCTTCTTCCGCGCGGTGCGCGACGGCGACGATGCGGCGGCGGACAATCTGATGAATCGATTCTATCTTCCGCTGGTGAAGCTCCGCGCCCGTCGGCGTGGTTACGCCGTGTCGATCATCAAGGCGGGGCTGCGCGCCGTCGGCAAATCGGCGGGGCCGGTGCGGCCGCCGCTGGTCGATCTCACCGGCGGCGAAGAAGAGGAACTGCGTCGGCTGATCGCATCGGTGGCGCACGAAACCAGGGAGGTGCCGGCATGA
- a CDS encoding sugar ABC transporter ATP-binding protein, whose amino-acid sequence MPAAAAQIRPETQAPILLATGLNKHFGGTQALRAVDFTVLRGEVHALLGANGAGKSTLIKILSGLYSADSGDIRLNGETLRPGDPRIAFVHQDLGLIESMSVGENMAMGYGYPRHWGRLIDWKKVDAEAEKALDFLGSPLPLDRPISDLSRAEKSIVAIARALSRKAELLVLDEPTASLPEADVGRLFRIIARLKANDVSVIYVSHRLDEVFRIGDAVTVLRDGRTIAVHRPLDISPEQLVKEIVGGTPVTRTRARAAAAGAPALMVKDFRVGLFGPVSFEVGAGEIVGLAGLRGQGHEATGRGIAGILPRTSGTLTVGGRTRDFRKPADAIAAGIGFATGKRAEEALAPTMTIKENLYLNPLNFGATSFGFRSRAAERESCGEILRRFDVRPPEPERDINTLSGGNQQKVVLARWAGQNYKVLVLEDPTIGVDVGAKAQIYKMLTDDAAANGTAIVVVSSDMEEMVQICDRVLAFSRGRIVAELSRGEISVESLTRAVGGIAEAPRRSA is encoded by the coding sequence ATGCCCGCCGCCGCCGCCCAGATCCGCCCCGAGACGCAGGCGCCGATTCTTTTGGCGACCGGGCTCAACAAGCATTTCGGCGGCACGCAGGCGCTCCGCGCGGTCGACTTCACGGTGCTGCGCGGCGAGGTGCACGCGCTGCTCGGCGCGAACGGCGCCGGCAAATCGACGCTGATCAAGATTCTCTCCGGCCTCTATTCCGCCGACTCCGGCGACATTCGGCTGAACGGCGAGACGCTGAGGCCGGGCGATCCGCGCATCGCCTTCGTGCATCAGGATCTCGGCCTGATCGAGTCGATGAGCGTCGGCGAGAACATGGCGATGGGCTACGGCTACCCGCGCCATTGGGGCCGGCTGATCGACTGGAAGAAAGTCGATGCGGAAGCCGAGAAGGCGCTCGATTTCCTCGGCTCGCCGCTGCCGCTCGACCGGCCGATCTCGGACCTGTCGCGGGCGGAAAAATCCATCGTCGCGATCGCGCGCGCCCTCTCGCGCAAGGCGGAGCTGCTGGTGCTCGACGAGCCGACGGCGTCGCTGCCCGAAGCGGACGTCGGGCGGCTGTTCCGCATCATCGCGCGGCTCAAGGCCAACGACGTCAGCGTCATCTACGTCAGCCACCGGCTCGACGAAGTCTTCCGCATCGGCGATGCGGTGACGGTGCTGCGCGACGGGCGCACCATCGCGGTGCACCGGCCGCTCGATATTTCGCCGGAGCAACTGGTCAAGGAGATCGTCGGCGGCACGCCGGTGACCCGCACGCGGGCGCGCGCCGCGGCGGCCGGAGCCCCTGCCCTCATGGTGAAAGATTTCCGCGTCGGCCTGTTCGGGCCGGTGTCGTTCGAGGTCGGCGCCGGCGAGATCGTCGGGCTTGCCGGACTGCGCGGCCAGGGCCACGAGGCGACCGGCCGCGGCATCGCCGGAATATTGCCGCGCACCAGCGGCACGCTGACCGTCGGCGGCCGGACGCGCGATTTCCGCAAGCCGGCCGACGCCATCGCGGCCGGCATCGGGTTCGCCACCGGCAAGCGCGCCGAAGAGGCGCTGGCGCCGACGATGACGATAAAAGAGAATCTCTACCTCAACCCGCTGAACTTCGGCGCGACCAGCTTCGGCTTCCGCAGCCGCGCTGCCGAGCGCGAGTCCTGCGGCGAGATTCTGCGCCGCTTCGACGTGCGTCCGCCGGAGCCGGAGCGCGACATCAACACGCTGTCGGGCGGCAACCAGCAGAAGGTCGTGCTCGCGCGCTGGGCGGGGCAGAACTACAAGGTGCTGGTGCTGGAGGACCCGACGATCGGCGTCGATGTCGGCGCCAAGGCGCAGATCTACAAGATGCTGACCGACGACGCCGCCGCCAACGGCACGGCGATCGTGGTCGTCTCTTCCGACATGGAAGAGATGGTGCAGATCTGCGACCGCGTGCTGGCCTTCAGCCGCGGGCGCATCGTTGCGGAGCTCAGCCGCGGCGAGATCAGCGTCGAGTCGCTGACGCGCGCGGTCGGCGGCATCGCGGAAGCACCGCGGAGGAGCGCATGA
- a CDS encoding cupin domain-containing protein: MSEQVVFRAGEGPFHQIRPDLEGVLMGGDKVTLVRWEFPVGRPATPVHSHPDHEQFCVMLSGTVRTRLGDEVVTLSAGDVMRIHKNVPHGATVAVGDQPAVMLDVYSPRREEYVAAGAKPAVR, translated from the coding sequence ATGAGCGAGCAGGTCGTCTTCCGGGCTGGCGAGGGCCCGTTTCACCAGATCAGGCCGGACCTCGAAGGCGTGCTGATGGGCGGCGACAAGGTGACGCTGGTGCGCTGGGAATTTCCGGTCGGCCGGCCGGCGACGCCGGTGCACTCGCATCCCGACCACGAACAATTCTGCGTCATGCTTTCCGGAACGGTGCGCACCAGGCTCGGCGACGAGGTGGTGACGCTTTCGGCCGGCGACGTGATGCGCATCCACAAGAACGTGCCGCATGGCGCGACGGTGGCGGTCGGCGACCAGCCGGCGGTGATGCTCGACGTGTATTCGCCGCGGCGCGAGGAATATGTCGCGGCGGGCGCCAAGCCGGCGGTGCGGTAG
- a CDS encoding GntR family transcriptional regulator produces the protein MSNAEPAATTSLAQLAYRKIRGDILQGELKPEEKLKIHALRLRYGTGASPLREALSQLTADGLVTRVEKRGFRVARANNDDLDELVQARCWIESQALRESMEHARPEWQHAVVIAIYELTRAPRSIGTGKEFQSNPEWERLHKRFHMALISGCANRIVTDLCDQFYDRAVRYRALSIARAYPKRDVPREHQELADAALDRDVEKAVTLLNAHYQRTATLLTEPPKRKVK, from the coding sequence ATGTCGAATGCCGAGCCCGCCGCGACCACGAGCCTTGCCCAGCTCGCGTATCGGAAGATCCGCGGCGACATCCTGCAGGGCGAGCTGAAGCCGGAAGAAAAGCTTAAAATTCATGCACTTAGACTGCGATACGGCACCGGCGCCAGCCCGCTCCGCGAGGCCCTGTCGCAGCTCACCGCCGACGGCCTCGTCACCCGCGTCGAGAAGCGCGGCTTCCGCGTCGCGCGGGCCAACAACGACGACCTCGACGAGCTGGTGCAGGCCCGCTGCTGGATAGAGTCTCAGGCGCTGCGCGAGTCGATGGAGCACGCCCGGCCCGAGTGGCAGCACGCGGTGGTCATCGCGATCTACGAGCTGACCCGCGCGCCGCGCTCGATCGGCACCGGCAAGGAATTCCAGAGCAACCCGGAATGGGAGCGCCTGCACAAGCGCTTCCACATGGCGCTCATCTCGGGCTGCGCCAACCGCATCGTCACCGACCTCTGCGACCAGTTCTACGACCGCGCCGTCCGCTACCGTGCCCTGTCGATTGCCCGCGCTTACCCGAAGCGCGACGTCCCGCGCGAGCATCAGGAGCTCGCCGACGCTGCGCTCGATCGCGACGTCGAGAAGGCGGTGACGCTGCTCAACGCCCACTACCAGCGCACCGCGACGCTGCTTACCGAGCCGCCCAAGCGGAAGGTCAAGTGA
- a CDS encoding fumarylacetoacetate hydrolase family protein, giving the protein MRIVSFRTAGSGAAFGVRTPAGVVELSGSLTDLLQSSPAQISARADARVREGQRPIPFESLDLLPVVPRPGKFICLGLNYVDHAKEGGHHDLPAYPTLFMRGPTSLQAAGKPIPRPAISETLDYEAELAVVIGKGGKNIAEDKALDHVGGYALFNDATIREYQRITAQWTPGKNFDRTGAFGPELVTPDELPKGAMGLRIQSRLNGKVTQDGNTSDMMFGVAKTISLLSEIMTWEPGDVIAMGTPAGVGHARKPPLWMRDGDTCEIEIEGIGVLSNPIRDAEPARVLGKAS; this is encoded by the coding sequence ATGCGTATCGTCTCGTTCCGGACTGCCGGAAGCGGCGCGGCCTTCGGGGTTCGCACGCCGGCCGGCGTCGTCGAGCTTTCCGGCTCCCTCACCGATCTTCTGCAATCGAGCCCGGCGCAGATTTCCGCCCGCGCGGATGCGCGCGTGCGTGAGGGGCAACGGCCCATTCCGTTCGAGTCGCTCGACCTGCTGCCGGTCGTTCCGCGCCCGGGAAAATTCATCTGCCTCGGACTGAACTACGTCGACCACGCCAAGGAAGGCGGGCATCACGACCTGCCGGCGTATCCCACTCTATTCATGCGCGGGCCGACGTCGCTGCAGGCGGCCGGCAAGCCGATCCCGCGGCCGGCGATCTCGGAGACGCTGGACTACGAGGCGGAACTGGCCGTCGTCATCGGCAAGGGCGGCAAGAATATCGCTGAGGACAAGGCGCTCGACCACGTCGGCGGCTATGCCCTCTTCAACGACGCGACCATCCGCGAGTACCAGCGCATCACGGCGCAGTGGACGCCGGGCAAGAATTTCGACCGCACCGGCGCGTTCGGTCCGGAGCTGGTGACGCCGGACGAGCTGCCGAAGGGCGCGATGGGGCTGCGCATCCAGTCGCGCCTCAACGGCAAGGTCACGCAGGACGGCAACACCAGCGACATGATGTTCGGCGTGGCGAAGACGATATCGCTGCTCTCCGAGATCATGACGTGGGAGCCGGGCGACGTGATCGCGATGGGCACGCCGGCCGGCGTCGGCCATGCGCGGAAGCCGCCGCTGTGGATGCGCGACGGCGACACCTGCGAGATCGAGATCGAGGGGATCGGTGTCCTCTCCAATCCGATCCGCGATGCGGAACCGGCGCGCGTTCTGGGGAAGGCTTCCTAG
- a CDS encoding ABC transporter permease, with protein MTATPELEVKTGDVPPPEPPRQRTLGGIALHILSIHGLLVFGIALVLVFALLLPSTFTGGSNIRAILGNNTTVAMLAMAEMVVIATGNYDLSIAYGIGLMHIVAMGLLTDANVPWPLVVLLTVAAGGVIGWINGALVEYAKIDSFIATLGVGTILYGIGSWYTNGTQLVGNVPQAFADLNDAKLFTLPLPTYMVAAVAIIAWICLEHIPIGRRLYAIGSNRRAAELTGVPARRLVMGSFVASGLIVGLAGVLLAARLQVAQSSVGPEFLLPAFVGALLGATTIRPGRVNAWGTIVAVLVLAVGIAGLQQLGNSFFTEPIFQGAALIISVGLAGFAARRRKR; from the coding sequence ATGACCGCCACGCCGGAACTGGAAGTGAAGACGGGCGACGTGCCGCCGCCGGAGCCGCCCAGGCAACGCACGCTCGGCGGCATCGCGCTGCACATCCTGTCGATCCACGGCCTGCTGGTGTTCGGCATCGCGCTGGTGCTGGTGTTCGCGCTGCTGCTGCCCTCAACCTTCACCGGCGGCTCGAACATTCGCGCCATCCTCGGCAACAACACCACCGTCGCCATGCTGGCGATGGCCGAGATGGTGGTCATCGCCACCGGCAACTACGACCTCTCCATCGCGTACGGCATCGGCCTCATGCACATCGTGGCGATGGGCCTGCTCACCGACGCCAATGTGCCGTGGCCGCTGGTCGTGCTGCTGACCGTCGCCGCCGGCGGCGTCATCGGCTGGATCAACGGCGCGCTGGTCGAATACGCCAAGATCGACTCGTTCATCGCGACGCTCGGCGTCGGCACGATCCTCTACGGCATCGGCAGCTGGTACACGAACGGCACGCAGCTCGTCGGCAACGTGCCGCAGGCGTTCGCCGACCTCAACGACGCCAAATTATTCACGCTGCCGCTGCCGACGTACATGGTCGCGGCGGTGGCGATCATCGCGTGGATCTGCCTCGAGCACATACCGATAGGACGAAGGCTCTACGCCATCGGCTCCAACCGACGAGCGGCGGAACTGACCGGCGTGCCGGCGCGGCGCCTCGTCATGGGATCGTTCGTGGCGTCGGGCCTCATCGTTGGCCTTGCCGGCGTGCTGCTCGCGGCGCGGCTGCAGGTGGCGCAGAGCTCGGTCGGGCCGGAGTTCCTGCTGCCGGCGTTCGTCGGCGCGCTGCTCGGCGCCACCACCATCCGCCCCGGCCGTGTCAACGCGTGGGGCACGATCGTCGCGGTGCTGGTGCTCGCGGTCGGCATCGCCGGCCTGCAGCAGCTCGGCAACTCGTTCTTCACCGAGCCGATATTCCAGGGCGCGGCGCTGATCATTTCCGTCGGGCTTGCGGGCTTCGCGGCGCGGCGACGGAAACGCTGA
- a CDS encoding DUF1932 domain-containing protein yields the protein MKPVVAIMAQGGMGAATALRLTQRGVEVLTVTAGRSAASIERATKAGMKSVSEDAFVQADFILSIVPPGEAIPLAKRLAPFLMRSAKKPIYIDLNAISPDTAMMVEMVVAPSKCGFLDGGIIGGPPREADGYSPVYYVSGPDAARAKVLEEYGLRIGVLDLPVGAASALKMSYAGITKGMIAMGSSMILAAHRAGIADALYAELAASQANVLAAFSRSIPDMFGKAYRWVAEMEEIANFAGKDRAEHEIYDALAKLYDRLGKDFAGGKDEVAALKAFFSAGAGQGLGHTIVVPAQAGTQYTRDRRRLLGARLRGHDSGWWLRCRVSPPSSFGSGVCGGA from the coding sequence ATGAAACCCGTCGTCGCAATCATGGCGCAAGGCGGCATGGGCGCCGCGACCGCGCTCCGCCTGACGCAGCGCGGGGTCGAGGTGCTGACCGTGACCGCGGGGCGCAGCGCCGCGAGCATCGAGCGCGCCACCAAGGCCGGCATGAAATCCGTCAGCGAGGATGCCTTCGTCCAGGCCGATTTTATTCTCTCGATCGTGCCGCCGGGCGAGGCGATACCGCTCGCCAAGCGGCTGGCGCCCTTCCTGATGCGGTCGGCGAAGAAGCCGATCTACATCGACCTCAACGCGATCAGCCCCGACACGGCGATGATGGTCGAGATGGTGGTGGCGCCGTCGAAGTGCGGCTTCCTCGATGGCGGGATCATCGGCGGGCCGCCGCGCGAGGCGGATGGCTACAGCCCGGTCTACTACGTCTCCGGGCCGGACGCGGCGCGGGCGAAGGTGCTGGAGGAATACGGCCTCAGGATCGGCGTGCTCGACCTGCCGGTCGGCGCCGCGTCGGCGCTGAAGATGTCGTACGCGGGCATCACCAAGGGCATGATCGCCATGGGCTCGTCGATGATCCTTGCCGCGCACCGCGCCGGCATCGCCGACGCGCTCTACGCGGAACTCGCGGCGAGCCAGGCGAACGTGCTCGCCGCATTCTCCAGGAGCATCCCCGACATGTTCGGCAAGGCGTACCGCTGGGTCGCCGAGATGGAGGAGATCGCAAACTTCGCCGGCAAGGACCGGGCGGAGCACGAGATCTACGATGCGCTCGCGAAGCTCTACGATCGGCTGGGGAAGGATTTTGCGGGCGGCAAAGATGAGGTCGCGGCGCTGAAGGCGTTTTTTTCCGCCGGCGCCGGGCAAGGGCTAGGACACACAATTGTCGTCCCCGCGCAGGCGGGGACCCAGTACACACGGGACCGGCGGCGTTTGCTGGGTGCCCGCCTGCGCGGGCATGACAGCGGGTGGTGGCTGCGCTGTCGGGTCTCTCCGCCCTCGTCATTCGGGAGCGGGGTGTGCGGCGGTGCGTAA
- a CDS encoding HIT family protein: MRVAGCPYCDAPGGRALWMDRRCRVVLIEDTAFAGFCRVVWNDHVKEMTDLGDADRAHVMDVVAVVERALRDLLQPDKINLAAMGTQVPHLHWHVIPRFRDDTHYPDAIWAAPKRAANGRTLPPDFVARLGAALADKLGVV, encoded by the coding sequence ATGCGCGTTGCCGGGTGCCCCTACTGCGACGCTCCGGGCGGTCGGGCGCTGTGGATGGACCGGCGCTGCCGCGTCGTGCTCATCGAGGACACTGCGTTCGCCGGTTTCTGCCGCGTGGTGTGGAACGACCACGTCAAGGAGATGACCGACCTCGGCGACGCCGATCGCGCCCACGTCATGGACGTCGTCGCTGTCGTGGAGCGGGCGCTCCGCGATCTGCTCCAGCCCGACAAGATCAACCTCGCCGCAATGGGCACGCAGGTGCCGCACCTGCACTGGCACGTCATCCCGCGATTCCGCGACGACACGCACTATCCGGACGCGATCTGGGCGGCGCCGAAGCGGGCCGCGAACGGCCGCACGCTGCCGCCGGATTTCGTGGCCCGGCTGGGCGCCGCGCTGGCCGATAAACTCGGCGTCGTCTGA